From Syngnathus typhle isolate RoL2023-S1 ecotype Sweden linkage group LG13, RoL_Styp_1.0, whole genome shotgun sequence, a single genomic window includes:
- the LOC133165702 gene encoding myosin-7 isoform X2, protein MGDAAMREFGAAAPYLRKSDKERLEAQTRVFDMKKECFVPDTEEEFVKASITSREGDKVTAQTAKGKTVTVKDVDVHPQNPPKFDKIEDMAMFTFLHEPAVLFNLKERYAAWMIYTYSGLFCVTVNPYKALPVYNQEVVVAYRGKKRSEAPPHIFSISDNAYQYMLTDRENQSILITGESGAGKTVNTKRVIQYFASIAASSGKKETGSEKKGTLEDQIIQANPALEAFGNAKTIRNDNSSRFGKFIRIHFAASGKLASADIETYLLEKSRVTFQLKAERDYHIFYQILSQKKPELLEMMLITNNPYDYAFISQGETTVASINDADELVATDDAFDVLGFTQEEKNGIYKLTGAIMHYGNMKFKNKQREEQAEADGTEDADKVAYLMGLNSADLIKGLCHPRVKVGNEWVTKGQNDKQVSYAVGALAKSVYEKMFLWMVIRINQSLDTKQPRQYFIGVLDIAGFEIFDFNTFEQLCINFTNEKLQQFFNHHMFVLEQEEYKKEGIEWTFIDFGMDLQACIDLIEKPMGIMSILEEECMFPKASDATFKAKLYDNHLGKSNNFQKPRIVKGRPEAHFALMHYAGTVDYNINNWLVKNKDPLNETVVGLFQKSNLKLLSLLFANYAGSDLAADGGKAKGSKKKGSSFQTVSALHRENLNKLMTNLRSTHPHFVRCIIPNETKTPGAMENPLVMHQLRCNGVLEGIRICRKGFPNRILYGDFKQRYRILNPAAIPEGQFIDSKKGAEKLLGSLDIDHNQYKFGHTKVFFKAGLLGQLEEMRDDRLSLIITGIQSRSRGLLARMEYQKIVERRDALLVIQWNIRAFMGVKNWPWMKLFFKIKPLLRSAEAEKEMANMKEEFLKLKEAYAKSESRRKELEEKMVSLLQEKNDLQLQVQAEQDNLADAEERCEGLIKHKIQTEAKAKELSERLEDEEEMNAELTAKKRKLEDECSELKKDIDDLELTLAKVEKEKHATENKVKNLVEEMAALDEVIAKLTKEKKALQEAHQQTLDDLQSEEDKVNTLTKAKSKLEQQVDDLEGSLEQERKIRMDLERAKRKLEGDLKLTQESLMDLENDKQQLEEQLKKKDFEVNQLTSRIEDEQAIGIQLQKKLKELQARIEELEEELEAERAARAKVEKQRAELARELEEISERLEEAGGATSAQIEMNKKREAEFQKLRRDLEEATLQHESTAATLRKKQADSVADLGEQIDNLQRVKQKLEKEKSELRLELDDVVSNMEHIVKTKITLEKTCRTVEDQMNEYKTKFEEAQRCINDFNMQKAKLQTENGEFSRQLEEKESLVSQLTRGKMSYTQQIEDLKRQLEEETKAKNALAHAVQSSRHDCDLLREQYEEEQEAKAELQRGMSKSNAEVAQWRTKYETDAIQRTEELEEAKKKLAQRLQDAEEAVEAVNAKCSSLEKTKHRLQNEIEDLMVDVERSNAAAAALDKKQRNFDKVLSEWKQKYEESQCELEGSQKEARALSTELFKLKNSYEESLDHLETMKRENKNLQEEISDLSEQLGESGKNIHELEKIRKQLDQEKSEIQSALEEAEASLEHEEGKILRAQLEFSQIKSEIERKLAEKDEEMEQCKRNMQRTIETLQSSLEAECRSRNEALRLKKKMEGDLNEMEIQLSQANRQAAEAQKQLKSVHSHLKDCQLQLDESLRANDDLKENIAIVERRNNLIQAELEELRAALEQTDRSRKLAEQELLDVSERVQLLHSQNTGLINQKKKLENDASQLQNEVEEAVQECRNAEEKAKKAITDAAMMAEELKKEQDTSAHLERMKKNMEQTIKDLQHRLDEAEQIAMKGGRKQVQKLEARVKELENEVESEQKKSSEAIKGIRKYERRIKELTYQTEEDRKNVVRLQDLVDKLQLKVKAYKRSAEEAEEQANTHLGKFRKLQHELDEAEERADIAESQVNKLRAKSRDVGAKKGLDEE, encoded by the exons ATGGGTGACGCCGCCATGAGAGAGTTTGGGGCAGCGGCCCCCTACCTGAGGAAATCAGACAAGGAGCGTCTGGAGGCTCAGACTCGTGTATTTGACATGAAGAAAGAATGTTTTGTTCCTGACACTGAGGAGGAGTTCGTGAAGGCTTCCATCACCAGCCGCGAGGGGGACAAAGTCACCGCTCAAACTGCAAAGGGGAAG ACTGTGACTGTGAAGGATGTTGACGTACACCCTCAGAACCCGCcaaagtttgataaaattgAAGACATGGCCATGTTCACTTTCCTTCATGAGCCCGCTGTGCTGTTTAACCTCAAAGAGCGTTACGCAGCATGGATGATCTAT ACCTACTCTGGGCTGTTTTGTGTGACTGTCAACCCCTACAAGGCGCTGCCAGTCTACAACCAAGAGGTGGTTGTTGCCTACAGAGGGAAGAAGAGGAGTGAAGCTCCTCCTCACATCTTCTCCATCTCTGACAACGCTTACCAGTACATGTTAACTG ACAGAGAAAATCAGTCTATTCTCATCAC TGGAGAATCTGGTGCTGGGAAGACTGTCAACACTAAGAGAGTCATCCAGTATTTTGCCAGCATTGCAGCTAGCAGTGGGAAGAAAGAAACAGGCTCTGAGAAAAAG GGTACCTTGGAGGATCAAATCATTCAAGCTAACCCAGCTTTAGAGGCCTTTGGAAATGCCAAGACCATTAGAAATGACAACTCTTCCAGATTT gGTAAATTCATCCGAATTCACTTTGCTGCCAGTGGAAAGCTTGCATCGGCTGATATTGAGACAT ATCTGTTGGAGAAGTCCCGTGTCACCTTTCAGCTTAAGGCTGAAAGAGATTACCACATCTTCTATCAGATTCTCTCACAGAAAAAACCTGAGCTTTTGG AAATGATGCTTATCACCAACAACCCCTACGACTATGCATTCATCTCCCAAGGAGAAACAACTGTCGCCTCCATCAATGATGCTGATGAGCTTGTGGCCACTGAT GATGCCTTTGATGTGCTGGGGTTCACCCAAGAGGAGAAGAATGGCATTTACAAACTTACGGGTGCCATCATGCACTATGGTAACATGAAATTCAAGAACAAGCAGCGTGAGGAGCAAGCAGAGGCTGATGGCACGGAAG ATGCTGACAAAGTTGCTTACCTGATGGGCTTAAACTCTGCTGACCTCATCAAAGGTCTCTGTCATCCAAGAGTTAAAGTGGGAAATGAGTGGGTCACCAAGGGACAAAATGATAAGCAG gtCTCCTATGCTGTTGGTGCACTAGCCAAGTCAGTGTATGAGAAGATGTTTTTGTGGATGGTGATCCGTATTAATCAATCTCTGGACACCAAGCAACCTCGCCAGTACTTCATTGGGGTTCTGGATATTGCTGGATTTGAGATCTTTGAT TTCAACACATTTGAGCAGCTTTGTATCAACTTCACCAATGAAAAACTGCAACAGTTTTTCAACCATCACATGTTTGTGCTGGAGCAAGAAGAATACAAAAAAGAAGGCATTGAATGGACTTTCATCGATTTTGGAATGGACTTGCAGGCCTGTATTGACCTAATTGAAAAG CCCATGGGTATCATGTCCATCCTTGAAGAGGAGTGCATGTTCCCCAAAGCCAGCGATGCAACCTTTAAAGCTAAGCTCTACGACAACCACTTAGGGAAATCCAACAATTTCCAAAAGCCCAGAATAGTCAAAGGGAGACCAGAGGCCCATTTTGCCCTGATGCACTATGCTGGCACTGTTGATTACAATATCAACAACTGGCTGGTGAAGAACAAGGATCCTCTAAATGAGACGGTTGTTGGACTGTTCCAGAAATCTAACCTCAAATTATTGTCTTTACTCTTTGCAAATTATGCTGGATCAGATTTAGCCGCAG ATGGTGGAAAAGCCAAAGGAAGCAAGAAGAAGGGTTCATCTTTTCAGACTGTGTCGGCCTTGCATAGG GAGAATCTGAACAAGCTGATGACCAACCTGAGGTCTACTCACCCCCATTTTGTACGCTGCATCATCCCCAATGAGACCAAGACTCCTGGAGCCATGGAGAACCCTCTGGTGATGCACCAGCTGCGTTGTAATGGTGTGCTGGAAGGCATCCGAATCTGCAGAAAGGGCTTTCCCAACAGGATACTCTATGGAGATTTCAAACAGAG ATATCGGATCTTGAATCCTGCTGCTATCCCTGAGGGTCAATTTATCGACAGTAAGAAGGGTGCAGAAAAACTTCTTGGGTCTTTGGATATTGACCACAATCAATACAAGTTTGGACACACAAAG gTGTTCTTCAAGGCTGGTCTCCTTGGGCAACTCGAGGAGATGAGAGATGACCGTTTATCTCTCATCATTACCGGAATCCAGTCTAGATCAAGAGGTCTCCTGGCAAGAATGGAATACCAAAAGATTGTTGAGAGGAG ggatgcattattggtAATCCAGTGGAACATTCGTGCCTTTATGGGGGTCAAGAATTGGCCTTGGATGAAACTATTCTTCAAGATCAAACCTCTTTTGAGATCAGCAGAGGCAGAAAAAGAAATGGCCAACATGAAGGAAGAATTCCTGAAATTGAAAGAAGCTTATGCAAAGTCAGAATCTCGCAGGAAGGAACTGGAGGAAAAAATGGTCTCTCTtctccaagaaaaaaatgacctgCAGCTCCAAGTCCAGGCC GAGCAAGATAATCTTGCCGATGCTGAAGAAAGATGTGAGGGGTTGATCAAACACAAAATCCAGACGGAAGCAAAGGCAAAGGAGTTATCTGAAAGactggaggatgaggaggaaatGAACGCTGAATTAACAGCAAAGAAGAGGAAGTTAGAGGATGAGTGTTCCGAGCTGAAGAAAGACATTGATGACTTGGAGTTAACTCTAGCTAAAGTGGAGAAAGAGAAGCACGCCACTGAGAACAAG GTGAAAAACCTGGTCGAAGAAATGGCAGCTTTGGATGAAGTCATTGCCAAGTTGACCAAAGAGAAGAAGGCTTTACAAGAAGCTCACCAGCAAACATTGGATGACCTTCAGAGTGAGGAAGACAAAGTCAACACTCTGACCAAGGCCAAGTCAAAACTAGAACAGCAAGTTGATGAT CTTGAAGGAAGCCTTGAACAAGAGAGGAAGATTCGAATGGATCTTGAGAGAGCAAAGAGGAAACTGGAGGGAGACTTAAAGTTGACCCAGGAAAGCCTCATGGATCTGGAGAATGACAAGCAGCAACTGGAAGAGCAGCTCAAAAA GAAGGACTTTGAAGTCAACCAGCTCACTAGTAGAATAGAGGATGAGCAGGCAATTGGCATTCAGCTTCAAAAGAAACTGAAAGAGCTTCAG GCCCGCAttgaggagctggaagaagagcTCGAGGCAGAGCGAGCTGCTCGAGCCAAGGTGGAGAAGCAAAGAGCAGAACTTGCAAGAGAGCTGGAGGAGATCAGTGAGAGACTCGAGGAGGCTGGTGGAGCAACATCTGCCCAGATTGAGATGAACAAGAAGAGGGAGGCTGAGTTCCAGAAACTTCGTCGAGACCTGGAAGAGGCCACGCTGCAGCATGAATCCACTGCGGCCACTCTGAGAAAGAAACAAGCTGACAGTGTGGCCGACTTGGGGGAGCAGATTGACAACCTGCAGAGAGTCAAGCAGAAATTGGAGAAAGAGAAGAGCGAACTTAgactggaattagatgatgtcgTCTCCAATATGGAACATATTGTCAAAACAAAA ATAACACTTGAGAAGACATGCAGAACGGTAGAAGATCAGATGAATGAATACAAGACCAAATTTGAAGAAGCCCAACGTTGCATCAATGACTTCAACATGCAGAAAGCAAAGCTTCAAACTGAAAATG GCGAGTTCTCAAGACAACTTGAGGAGAAAGAGTCTCTGGTATCTCAACTTACCAGAGGAAAAATGTCCTACACACAACAAATTGAAGACCTCAAACGACAACTGGAGGAGGAAACCAAA GCCAAGAATGCTTTAGCCCATGCTGTGCAATCTTCTCGCCACGATTGCGACCTGCTCAGAGAGCAGTATGAGGAAGAACAAGAGGCCAAGGCTGAATTGCAGCGTGGCATGTCCAAGAGCAATGCTGAGGTGGCTCAGTGGAGGACCAAGTATGAAACTGATGCCATCCAGAGAACTGAAGAACTGGAGGAGGCTAA GAAGAAGCTGGCTCAGCGTCTGCAGGATGCCGAAGAAGCTGTAGAAGCAGTGAATGCCAAATGTTCCTctctggagaaaacaaaacacagactGCAGAATGAGATTGAAGACCTCATGGTGGATGTGGAGAGATcaaatgctgctgctgctgctctggaCAAGAAGCAAAGAAACTTTGACAAG GTCTTGTCTGAATGGAAACAAAAGTATGAGGAATCTCAATGTGAATTGGAGGGCTCCCAGAAGGAAGCCAGAGCTCTGAGCACTGAGCTCTTCAAGCTAAAGAACTCCTATGAAGAGTCTCTGGATCATCTGGAGACCatgaaaagagaaaacaaaaacttACAGG AGGAGATTTCTGATCTCAGTGAGCAACTCGGTGAGAGTGGAAAGAATATTCATGAGCTGGAGAAAATAAGAAAGCAATTGGACCAAGAGAAGAGTGAGATCCAGTCTGCTCTAGAGGAAGCAGAG GCTTCCTTGGAGCATGAGGAGGGTAAGATTCTAAGAGCCCAGCTTGAGTTCAGTCAGATCAAATCTGAAATTGAGCGAAAACTAGCTGAGAAAGATGAGGAGATGGAGCAGTGCAAGAGGAACATGCAGAGGACTATCGAAACTCTGCAGAGTTCTCTAGAAGCGGAGTGCCGAAGCAGAAACGAGGCCCTTCGTTTGAAGAAGAAGATGGAGGGAGACCTTAATGAGATGGAGATTCAGCTAAGTCAAGCCAACAGGCAGGCAGCGGAGGCTCAGAAGCAACTCAAATCTGTTCATTCACATCTGAAG GATTGCCAACTTCAGCTGGATGAGTCTCTTCGTGCCAATGATGATCTCAAAGAGAACATTGCTATTGTGGAGAGACGTAATAATCTCATTCAAGCTGAGCTGGAAGAACTGAGGGCTGCTCTCGAGCAAACTGATAGAAGTCGCAAACTTGCTGAGCAAGAGTTGCTGGATGTCAGTGAAAGGGTGCAGCTGCTGCACTCACAG AACACCGGTCTGATTAATCAGAAGAAGAAACTTGAAAATGATGCATCCCAGCTTCAGAATGAAGTAGAAGAAGCAGTTCAGGAATGCAGGAACGCTGAGGAGAAGGCCAAGAAGGCCATCACCGATGCCGCCATGATGGCAGAAGAATTAAAGAAAGAGCAGGACACCAGTGCTCACCTGGAGCGTATGAAGAAGAACATGGAGCAAACCATCAAAGACCTGCAACACCGTTTGGACGAAGCTGAACAAATTGCAATGAAGGGGGGGAGGAAGCAGGTGCAGAAGCTCGAGGCCAGG GTGAAGGAGCTTGAGAATGAGGTGGAGTCTGAGCAAAAGAAGAGCAGCGAAGCAATAAAGGGAATTCGCAAGTATGAGAGGCGCATCAAGGAACTCACCTATCAG ACGGAGGAAGATCGCAAGAATGTTGTGCGCCTCCAAGATCTGGTTGATAAACTCCAACTGAAAGTCAAAGCATACAAAAGATCTGCTGAGGAGGCT GAAGAACAAGCCAATACTCATCTGGGCAAGTTCCGTAAACTGCAGCACGAGCTCGATGAAGCTGAAGAAAGAGCTGACATTGCTGAATCTCAGGTCAACAAGTTGCGTGCTAAAAGCCGTGATGTTGGCGCCAAG AAAGGACTAGATGAGGAGTGA